AATTGTAGCATCTTAGaacatatttattattaatagtaGTTGCCTCTTCTTTTACAGATGTTTCCAATCCATGTCTACTTCCATTGTCTTTTGTTTGTCTAAACTGCTGTCTTGGAAACCATGGATTCCTGGGAAGCAGCTTCAATTCTTAAAACCATGGACTGTGGGTATATTAACCCAGAGAGAACTGACAAAAGATACATCCTCGGATTTACTTGAACTTAATGAGAACGACTTGGAAGAACAGTTTGTCCGCGGACATGGCCCTGGAGGACAGGCTACAAACAAAACCAATAACTGTGTTGTATTAAAACATATTCCTTCGGGCATTGTAGTGAAGGTATGGCAACAGTAAATGCGAAAATGGTAGTTCACATAGGGCAATTTACTGCTGTGCCTGGAAGCCAGAAAAGTCCTTAATTAGTTCTTTTTCTATGCCTTAAAAAGATGTCAAATTGTAACATCCTTTTGTTCTTTTTATATTTGAAACTAAATCACCCAAGAAGAGCATGTTCATTTTGAAGGTCAAATTTGCACTGTGAAGCTGTGGTGGGGCTTTCAGATTTCTCATATTTTGACAGCATTGCACAGAACATTGCATTCAGAAATTCAGCTGTCAAAAATATTTAAACTTTGATGGACGGAGGcagatcataattttataattgtttggtGCAGATTTTAATTACATGCAATGTAGCCAGTTCATTATCCTAAGTTCAGGGGATAGTAAAGGAAGTTATGCTGTCATTTGATAGTTGTGCTTAGTATTGCAGCTCACTTCAACGGGACTAAGTAGCTACCAGGCAGATGATAAGTTAAGATGCACGAACACtgaagatttacaggctgttacaatgagaataACATGTCTtgcccaaccccctgctctctttCTCCTTCCTTTGCCTGTGTAAACTAGCATCAGTAGGAAGTGTCATGGGAGGGAAACCTgctatgctcattgtaacagcctatgaagctatagCACTGAAGGGCTCTAGAATGGTGCCCCagggcccttcaggctcattaacataattattaaATTTGAGTTTAGAATGAGGCAAAGGATAacacagtctcggtgcctggatatatgagtaagtgtatcTGGTTTGTAATGATCGATTTTAAAGGTAGATTTCTTGTAAGTAAGTTCCTCTTTATGTTTTTCTAGTGTCACCAAACAAGATCAACAGAGGTGAATAGGATAAGAGCTAGAAGAATACTTCAAGAAAAAGTTGACCTTTTCTATAAAGGAGAAAGCAGTGATATCTTCAAGCATAAAGAGGAGGCAGAACGTAAAAAACAGGAGAAAAGGAAAAAAGCCAAAGATAATTTGGAAAAGAAGAAACAATTCAAAGAGAGGCAGAAATTAGACCTTGAAGAATAAAATGGTGTACTGTAAGAACTACCTCTCAAGACACAAATTGCAATTAGATTGCAAATAACAGGATTGTTCACCCACTGACCCAAAAGGGGAGATTTCTCAGAAGTGTctcaggtaaaactgttccagttgtccatggaaaccaatcagagctcagcttaaattttataaacagctgtgggaaaacaaAGACTGAGCttcgattggttgtcatgggcaactagaacagttctgctctcagacacttctgatagatCTCCCCAAAGTGACTGAAAATACAGATACAAGACTGTTGGGTTTCAATATGTCTGATCCACTACCTGAAGTATCTAGCATAGATGCCTTAATCCTATAAAGTGCAAATACACATTCACTGAGCCAAGAATCCATGTGTATAGGCCCACGTTTTTCAATGTACTTgtgccttttttttcttttctcatttactttcaaaattgtgtgctGTCTGTTAGATATATCTATTAACAATATCTGCCATGCATTACAGTTTGTGGAAATAAAGTTAGTGTGGCTTACTGCTTGGCGAGGATTTATATACCTTTTATGATTTTCACCTTTCTAGAAATTAACAAAATGCGagcggtttaaccccttcctgcatttGGATGTTCAATCTCTTCATATTCATTggctgtttgctgcataatgtagCTAACAACCCTTTGGTTGTTAATTATTTAATGCCATCATCACGCTGCACCCCATGATGTCATTACGTTTTGTCAAACTGCCACCATGACAGCCAGGAGTTTGTGTTGAACTCCCAGGCCTGTCTATAAGCAGTATGGGTAACGGTCTGTGATTGCTGCAGAATCCCAATATACTGCACTACATTCCCTCCAGTAAAACGGACTTCAAGAATACAGTATATGATCTATCCACCCTTATTTAAAGAGCATTtaccaccaggacgaaggattgtaaaccaagcataccaacatactggtgtgttccccctctggcaagatctgttattctttaagcttcctatgcccttatttttaagaaaaaaagctttaaaaattatgtaaatgagcctgaggggctccaggcgccattaacacctatgtagcctggagttcctcaggcttatttgcataattctaaaagcctttttttgtaaaatccagggcataagaagctaaaagaagagtagatagTATCAGAGAtggcaaacaccagtatgtcagtgtgcttggtttacaatccatcatcctggtggttaAAGTCCTTTAAGAAaccgtatatacatatgtatgatAGAATCGAAAAGTTGTATAGGTATTAGTGCTGAAACAGTCTGACTATCTATCCTACTGCCGAATTACAACAAACAAGTGACTTTACAGCAAAAGAGTAAAATAAAGAAGAAACGTGGGTCTATTTTTCTAGTGATTTGACTTCTAGGGACACTCTATACAGTATATTCTGATGAAGtattcatagtattatagtaaataaggttagaaaagaAAGTTTAACATGTTAAATTAGTCAAACAAGTATATACCATTCAGATCCTTAGTGAAAATAAGCTTTATTACATCAAGTAATAAATACATACAAAGATGCAAATCCTTAAacgtcattgtttttttttcactgacacAGCCTAATGTGATATGCAATAATAACCATAAGATAGATACTTCAATCTACCTATAGAAAATATAGTTGTGCCCTTCTTTGAGATTAAGGAACACGTGCATGTTGGATGGTTAGCTGAGTGTATACATGCAGATGCATAGGTCAATGATACAAACCCATAAAAAAAAGGAGATTCTAAACTGTGATCGTATCAAAACTGAAATCCTCTTTCTCATAATAATCAGGCAATGGTTAAAATAGGTGGTCCCTAGAGTATTTTTTTTCCTCTCAAATTATTTTTGTCCATGGagcaaataaaaataatcactgccTAAGTGCAAGGGTAACTTCTAACAACACCAGCGGTGATCCACAGCCATTCCGCAAGCATCAGAAATAAGCCGTAATTGTCTTTTTTCTGATGTGTTTTATGCCACAATTTTGCTGTAATAGGGGGAAGAGCTCAACCTTTACATTGCAATGATTGATTACAGTACATGCATTCTCAGGAATAAGTGACATATCTCTTATTTGCTGGGGACCAAAAGTCTGTAGTGCGTTTCCGCTGCAAATATTTTTCACAATGTGTGTATGGGATTGGCATGGATCCCATTCACTAGAATGCTACTGTAATATGCTGTGGATTAATGTGCAAACCGGTACGTAATACTGATGGCGTACAGATAGCTTAagagtaagggtgatgccacacatggcgttttgaaaccgtttttggtccgtttttaagcagccagttaaaaaacgcatccgttttttaaaaacgcatgcattcttttaaaacgcatcagtttttgacaggttttaccaattatcttaattaaaactggtcaaaaactgatgcgttttcaaaaaacggatgcattttttaacgcatgcgttttttaacggactgcttaaaaacagactaaaaatgggttaaaaacgccatgtgtggcatcacctttaCTGAAACTTAAACTAGATATTCttaaaatctgctgacaggaCCCATAGCTTCTTCAGGGTCCTAACATGCCCCGGAGCACTTGAAGCTCATTATCATATTTTTCACAGCCTTAGCCTGCCATCTGTTTTTCAGGGATCCTCAAACTATAGTCTATAATATATGATTGCTGGCCTTAGGTCGGCGGCAGACGTGGCGTTTTAAACCCGATTTTGGGCagcttttaagcagtccattaaaaaacgcatgcggtttggACCCATTTTACCAATTCtgttaattaaaacgggtcaaaaacgcacacggttttttaacggactgcttaaaaacggcccaaaaatggatccaaaactccacgtgtgccgctggccttaCTTTGCGATACATTACATTGAAATAAACCTCAAATCAAACAACTACTACATTTTTTTGTGCAGGGATTCTGGTGTTTAGTATTTAAAATTCGGTAGTATTTAGTATATTGCCAAGATTTACTATTATGCTTAGTTTGCACTATATGACAAAATTGTGACACTACTTGGGAAAgtgtttttatttctgttttattcaaaaagaaaaaaaaacaagattctTGATTTTTGTTTACAGACCAAGATTTAAAAAAGTTGTCTCCACAAACAAAGCTGTTTCTAATGCAGTTTTTGAATTATGTGTGTACCCAAATACAGAGTAttgtttaagtttttttttagcttccAACTGAAAGGAATAGCACTTTCAGCCATGATTTGTTGTTAACATAGATAAAAATTCAGATTTCAAATGTTATTTAGAGCTCATGTAGATGTTTTTGGAGTGCTAGAAGTCCAAAATGGTTTGGGAAATCCTTTCCTATTGTCATCGATGTGTAAGTGACCCAATATTGCATTTCTTCATGTGCAGGAAATCTTAGAGTTAGGGTACTGTTACACAAAACAAGTGTTAAATAGAATGATCAGTTATTTTTCACttacccattgactttaatgggcaAGTTTTTTTGCACGTCTTGGAtcataatacagacagtccctgaatgAAGGACTTAGACTAattctagttacagacagacagcTCTGCCAActaacctctctggatgctttagtcccaggctacaatgattagAAGTAATgtgcctgtaatgaagatttattgataatccttgttcccttgactgcataaaattttgaaaatccaatttttttctttctggaattactattataaaatatacacttccgatttacatacaaattcaacttaagtagaaacttaaagaacctatcttgtatgtaacctgggcacAGATACCATAAAAGTGCGAAATAGTGACCAAAATGGACTGTATCTTGTTGTAAAAAGAAAATTCTATGCAAAACGTTTATTATGAGTTTTCTGTCTGTTCTGACAAAAGTGTAAGGCTATGCAGGAAAAAAAGCGTGGCTTAGCTGAAAAAGGGGGTTTGGTTTACAATTTCCCAATAATCATATAAAAATTCTGCCTAGTCTATACAGTATAGAAATGCACAAAATGCATCCTCCAGCATCAGTCACTGATAAATCTGGCAGGTGTTTAGACTGTCTCGTCTAGTTTTGTCAGAACCATAGATAAAATTTAATTTTTCCACGACAGTTCTCATTCTTCAATATTATTGCAAATCCTGTAGatcactaaacaaaaaaaaaagtatgcatGCAAGCTAAACAaccaaaagtagcaaaaatatcCTAAACAACATAAAAAAGATGGTTAGCTACTAGAAAAGTGTGGCGGAAGCATTTTGGCCAAAGGTTGACGGACTTTGACCAGGTTGTTGGTCCTTTTAAAATTTGTGGgcctatttatgtttttttttcagtttgcaCAGCAATTGTATGCATCATTTTTTAAAGAGGACTTTCTAGCATGTTAACTGATTTGCATCCAAGCAATGAGTGCCGTCAACTTGAGCACCTAGTATGATAGTTGTGTCTGGTGGGGAGTTCTGGGTTATAGCAGATAGGCCGGAACCACCTACCTGACAGTATAGAACCTAGCTACTTGTGCTACAACTAGCAGCACTGAGTGCTCTGCAGTAATCAGTGGAGTGACATTTATTAACGAATACTAAGCATTAGAGCAGGTGAAAGGTCCTCTAAGTTCTGTTCATACCATTATTAGGGTAGTTGTCCCTGCATACATAATATGTTATATAACTTCTCTAATCAACTGAATAAACAGTCTGTTCACTCCAAAACTGAAAAGAAAACCTAGAAGTCGATCTTAAGTTGCTTTGTCTTAAAAGGAAACATGGTGGTCAAGATTGCAAACATAAAAACATGCGATCTTGTGAGATCAGCACAAGTTAATAAGTATCTAATAAGAATGCATAAAAGTTGAGAGAACCTGAATATTAATGTACAAGAAAGATGAACAAAATATATAGTAGCTTATGATGCAAGATAGTTATGAATTTCCTTGGACTCTTGGAAAAAGAATCAGAGAGCCTTCAATACTTTGCTATACGTGGAAATTCTGTTTGCTAGTAAAAATTGCATCTCGTGTTTAGCAGCTTTACAGTACATTAGAGGGATCTCCAGAAGTAAGTAAATCCCACTGGCTAAATATTCAGAAAGACTGCCCTGAAGtttcaaaaaaaagaaagaagaaaatccGGAATTAGCTTTGTATGCTTCGTGGTGGTTGCATTCGGCAAGGCTAGGATCTGGCGTTTCGCTCTGTCTCAGCCAAACATTCTCGTACCAAACCTCTTGCATGAATGATTCCTGAGGAAGAAGAAAAATGTACAGTTCTGAACAATATATACAGAAAATCAGCATATAAgttatgtttgtttttatttgtttttcatttttttaataagtgCAAACAAAAGTACCCAACGGACCTTACTAACCAAACTACTGTGTTTTggaaatttatttttaaagattGTGTATTTTTCGTCTATATTTTTGTGACATTATATGACTTGTACTCTTCTTTTCCAGTAGTTCACATTTCTGCAGCCTCTATGCCAGTGGTTCTTAACCAGGTTCTAACGAACCGTAGGGGTTCAATGAGTTTGGCGGAGCCTCCACCACACAGatcaagacacacacatatttcatttatcactaaagaagggtttggtgaatgtgcatatgaaactggTGGGTTCAGTACCTCAAAcaagtttaaccctttcacgaccggGGGTGCGTGGGGGGTGCATGGCGCCACCATCacgctccccgtgacgtaatcggggagcagcaatccatcaccatgacagcctctggtcttccgaagacccgaggctgtctagttttaaccctttcattacaatgtgctatcagcatgaatgaggaggaaaatccccatatactgccatacactagtatggcagtatatagtaggatcaattggacaacctagggttaaagtaccctagggagtctgaaaaatagtaaaaaaaaaaataataataaaaaaacctaaaaattcaaattacccccctttcccacgacctgatataaatataaactgtgaaaatcacaaacacataaggtattgccgcatctgaaaatgcccgatctatcaaaatataatgaagttttttcactgcatttaacccagtaacggaaaatagcgcccaaactcGAAAATGGCcctcttttgccattttgaaaaatatacaaaaatcaaaaagtgatcaaaaggtcatacagtcctaaaaatggcattgaaaacttcatcagaagttgcaaaaaatgacatttctacacaagtttttaatttttgtaaatgtatgaaaacattataaaacctatacaaatttggtatccccatgatcacaccaacccaaagacTAAAGTAGACTGATTATTTGAGGCGCACCgtagaatccaagcccacaaaaaaataaggtttttcactgcattttgaatttttttcctgcttctcagtacatggcatggaataataaataccatcactatggagtgcaatttgttatacaaaaaacaagccgccacacagctctgtatgtataaaaattaaaaagttatagatttttgatttctgggagtgaaaaatggaaatgaaaaaacaaaaaagggcaaggtccttaAAGAGTTAAGAAGCACTGCTCTATGTGTACTTTAAATATGAGTTGATGGGTGGATACCTAGCTTCTGTAGAtcagctcctcccccctcccccccaaatatGTAATCTGACAAATCTGTAAGCTTCCTTGTGCTTCACTGCCAAAATGTAGCCATAGGATATATTCACAGGTCAGTGAAAATCAAATGCAAATATATCTTTATTTAATTAACAGCACCCAATGAAACATGAAAATGTATACGTTGTAGTAAAGAAAAATAaacgccacaaaaaaaaaaaagtgcaaaaaagcgTAAACATTTTTTCAGGCTTTCTTGAATGCTGCAAGAGTCATTGTGTAGACTAATAGATTTGTGAGCACACATCATCAAACAATTTATAGCCAAAATCGGATTCACACATGGAAAAACATGATGATTTGGAGCAGAGTCTGGGACTAAATATGAGTGTAGTAAGGTCTATGTGATAATTAAAGACAATGAGGGGAATTCATTTAAACTGGAGTTTTGAATGCCAATCCTAAAATTTCCCAATGGCACTTTGGTGCCTATATCTACCAGAGGCTTGGGCTTCTAAGTAGATATGGTTATGGGCACAATCTTCGCCAGGTCGcctccccaaaaaaggtgtacaaGTCAGAAAAACAGTGAAACTGAGTGGACggggagatttatgtgccttctctgccagttttcagGCATAAAATAATTTCCCCAATAGATCTCactataatggaggaggagggtgcttaaaggggttttccccctttaagcataaaggtaaaataaaaagttatagaattttccgatatactttctgtatcaattcctcacggttttctagatctctgcttgctgtcattctatagaaagcttctctgtttacttccagtagacagaaatctgaccatggacatatggggcagatttacttacccggtccgttcgcgatccagcggcgcgttctctgcaatggattcgggtccggccgggattcactaaggtagttcctccgccgtccaccaggtgtcgcgctggaatgccctgaaattcaccggcctatacctggtgaaggtaagtgtaattttcgcaacacattttttttcttaaatgcggcggtttttccgaatccgtcgtgttttcgttccgccacgcccccccgatttccgtcgcgtgcatgccagcgccgatgtgccacaatctgatcgcacagctctgattattctttgtgttataatgagctgtgcacctgagggaccatggtcagattcctgtccacaggaagcaagcagagatctaaaaatcagtgaagaattgatacagaaagtatattggaaaattgtctaacttttcattatacaaacaagattaatttgctgaaatgggaatacccctttaatgtggcCCGTGTAAACGGAGATCTAGCAAACTACAAAATTAAAAGTATTTGAGAAAAGTTACCCTAAAAGCTCTAGGCATTAGTGGCACAAAGCATTGTCGCCATTCCAAGCTATGAAGCCCATTAACTTATTGTTATTTCTACAAATAGTATACAAGCATTTGTAGTATATATGAAAGCCAGTGTAGTAATAACCTTTACAATCTTACCTCGTTTTAGTCTCTCCATCGCACTTTTACTACCAGCGTAAGTTGGTCGGATTTCTTTACCTAGCTCTTCTATGATGACCAGGAGTTCTGCGTACTTACTTTGGGGGACTTGATTACTAGATGTACCCTGTGACAATAAAATAATGTTAACAAAAATGTTTACAAAGTTATATTAGTACTATCAAACATATAGCCAATAAAATCCAATGTTATCTTTGTGCTATTTATTATTCCAGACATAAGAAtaatgggttaccattaaagaacatctaccatcagacttCCTCATGGTAGATTACGATTACTTACTGTCCCGTCCCCGCATGAAGCAAGCTTTCTTATAACTTTGTGTGGTCGCACAAAGAATCATTTTATTACACAttcaaattagcctgtggtgctctgccgAGTGTCACCAGGCTTCGCCATAATAGAATTTATTCACCCCTCTCTTGCACTTGCATTGGGCAGCGAGCTGGCACTGCCTTCTTGCTGCCCAGTACAAGATTTGAAGAGAGAGCCAGTGATGCCACCAGCTCTAAAAACGCTCTCAGGGCGGTATCAGTCTCCCCGAGGCgtgatttatttattatattatggcGGATCCTGGTTatactctgcagagcaccacagtcTTGGGAAAAGAATTTTATTACATATCCAAAGAAATGTGACCATGCTACACAAGGGAACAGGACGGGGAGGTAAGAAATAATCATCTatccatcaggtaatctgatggtagacgtccttaaaggggttttcccacaaacaaaagttaggtcctatccacagaattgggcctaacttgctgatcggaccccttgttttagtGATCTGTggaggggtctcatcactgagaccgccacagatcacaaaaacaatgggtccgatggggtcccacgtgccGCCTTCGGATCCCTGGTCgatccatcagactaatggagcagacagtagtgcatgaccgttctgctccattaatctctatggagctgatggagatcgccgagCTCAGccgtgtggatagggcctaacttttcttcgtgggaaaacccctttaaagcttcaGTATGTTGGGGTCAGTTTAGTATCACAAGATAACACCAAATCaatgtaaatattatttatttggaTTTGGGTAGCGGCTGCAGTTTTCTAATCTTTTTTTAGAGTAGTAAAATGATTAAAGTATTGGAAAGAAACTTAACATTAGATTTGACATCATTTTTATATTGTGGGTGTATTGTTTTATAGTGTGCATCTTTGGAGGCTGCATAAGCAAGTTTCTTATCTTTCTGTGTGTGTTTAAACAGCACtggcagtgaggattaacccctttactGTCATCTTTTGTTTAAATatagtgctcatagcatactacagccagggaaagAACAGACAGGGTAAATAACATGTGTTTAAACAATAGGAGAAGAGATGAGAGACCCATCTTTCATTcatgtagacagatttgccatagcaacgtagaagtaacattgtaactatggAGCACTTTGCAGTCTGATTCTTTAcaaattaaggctacattcacactatacatagacggcaatgggtgcactgcACCATACCGGAGCGTTACGGTGCGGCACACGTGTGGCATCGTACCGTTCCGAGGCCGGGAgacagataggacatgtacttTCTTTCTCTGGAATACGGTGCCATGTTTGCCTATggaaaggggtgggggtgagcagcactcacctcctcaccccctcctcctcctctccccggcacatgttagtgtgaatatagcctaaggataatttcttaatgaagtatatttaaaaaatgtttacagcACTCCCCACTACACAATATCAAAGATTATCTGAAATGATGACTACACTTTAAATaataggaaaaataaaaatgggaaATACTGTATGTTCAAAAATGATTCTTCCTTGGTGGACTACACCCTTAGAACTGTATTAACTGAACAAACTGTAATAGAACCCA
The DNA window shown above is from Engystomops pustulosus chromosome 1, aEngPut4.maternal, whole genome shotgun sequence and carries:
- the MTRFR gene encoding mitochondrial translation release factor in rescue, with protein sequence MSTSIVFCLSKLLSWKPWIPGKQLQFLKPWTVGILTQRELTKDTSSDLLELNENDLEEQFVRGHGPGGQATNKTNNCVVLKHIPSGIVVKCHQTRSTEVNRIRARRILQEKVDLFYKGESSDIFKHKEEAERKKQEKRKKAKDNLEKKKQFKERQKLDLEE
- the CDK2AP1 gene encoding cyclin-dependent kinase 2-associated protein 1, yielding MSLGMSYKPNLNAQLHGNHGAPAVSAHSPSTSMASSAQYRQLVNDYGPPSLGYTQGTSSNQVPQSKYAELLVIIEELGKEIRPTYAGSKSAMERLKRGIIHARGLVRECLAETERNARS